Proteins encoded by one window of Bacillus sp. DTU_2020_1000418_1_SI_GHA_SEK_038:
- a CDS encoding glycosyl hydrolase family 18 protein, translated as MSIHIVQSGDSLWAISKRYNVPIQSIINVNGLPASGIIIPDLALYIPDQALPIRSKIVASGDTLWELAQKYRTNINAILSANPGIQSNNLKIGQKINIPSPLKLPMQTLGFIIPFSPQSFLPVLNQIANMISYLAIVSYSLTNEGYAYLAVDDSQVIEESKRLNVIPLLMIRNFENQQFSPELIGRVLENPVYRKNLINSLMNFIRSKGYGGVSIDFEFIPPPRRQDFNTFLNELKTALGPLILHVNVHAKTADLPQNRIVGAYDYSAIGKAADIVAVMTIDYGYPTGPPNPVSPIWWIEDVIQYSISLIEPKKLQMALPLYGYDWRVRDNLTKAYSLLYAQNLAISTGAQINYDRISSTPNFIYWEGSDRHIVWFDDIRSFAEKYKLADQYDLLGITFWQLSLPFPQNWPYMMRNFTIQ; from the coding sequence ATGTCTATTCACATCGTCCAAAGCGGTGACTCCCTATGGGCAATTTCAAAGCGATATAACGTTCCAATTCAATCGATAATAAATGTGAACGGGTTACCAGCAAGTGGAATTATTATACCTGATTTAGCCCTTTATATCCCTGACCAAGCATTACCAATCAGATCAAAAATTGTCGCTAGTGGTGATACGTTATGGGAATTGGCACAGAAATACAGAACTAATATTAATGCTATCCTCTCAGCTAATCCTGGTATTCAGTCAAATAACCTAAAAATTGGCCAAAAAATAAATATACCTTCTCCATTGAAATTACCCATGCAAACTCTCGGTTTCATTATTCCATTTTCTCCTCAATCATTTCTTCCTGTATTAAATCAAATAGCCAATATGATCTCTTATTTAGCCATTGTCTCTTATTCACTTACAAATGAGGGATACGCCTATTTAGCCGTAGATGATTCACAAGTGATCGAAGAAAGTAAAAGATTAAATGTGATCCCATTACTAATGATAAGAAACTTTGAAAATCAGCAATTTAGTCCAGAGTTAATTGGTCGTGTACTGGAAAATCCTGTCTATCGGAAGAATTTAATTAATAGTTTGATGAATTTTATTAGGAGCAAGGGATACGGAGGGGTAAGCATTGATTTTGAGTTTATTCCACCGCCTAGACGACAGGATTTTAATACATTTCTAAATGAATTGAAAACAGCACTTGGCCCGTTAATTCTCCATGTAAATGTTCATGCGAAAACAGCAGATCTCCCGCAAAACCGGATCGTTGGTGCATATGATTATTCAGCCATTGGGAAAGCTGCTGATATTGTTGCGGTTATGACGATAGATTACGGATATCCTACAGGACCGCCAAATCCCGTATCACCGATATGGTGGATTGAAGATGTCATCCAGTATTCGATCAGCTTAATCGAGCCCAAAAAGCTGCAGATGGCTTTGCCTTTGTATGGTTATGATTGGAGGGTAAGAGACAACTTGACTAAGGCATACTCTCTTTTATATGCGCAAAACTTAGCAATCTCAACGGGTGCTCAAATTAATTATGACCGTATCTCATCTACACCAAACTTTATTTATTGGGAAGGATCTGACCGGCATATCGTATGGTTTGATGATATTCGCAGCTTTGCTGAAAAGTATAAATTGGCAGATCAATATGATTTATTAGGTATAACCTTTTGGCAATTAAGTCTTCCATTTCCGCAAAACTGGCCATATATGATGAGGAATTTTACTATACAATAA
- a CDS encoding TerD family protein — translation MAISLSKGQKVDLTKTNPGLSKVIVGLGWDTNKYDGGQAFDLDASVFLLDASGKCASDKDFIFYNQLEGGNGSVVHTGDNRTGEGDGDDEQVKVDLSAVPANIEKISFVITIHDAESRGQNFGQVSNAFARIVNEATNEEVIRYDLGEDFSIETAIIVGELYRHNGEWKFSAVGSGYQGGLARIATDFGLQVG, via the coding sequence ATGGCTATTTCTTTATCAAAAGGACAAAAAGTAGATTTAACGAAAACAAACCCTGGTCTGTCAAAGGTAATTGTTGGACTTGGCTGGGACACAAATAAATATGACGGGGGACAAGCTTTTGATCTAGATGCAAGTGTATTTTTACTTGATGCATCGGGTAAATGTGCCTCTGATAAAGACTTTATTTTTTATAATCAACTAGAAGGCGGCAATGGGTCTGTTGTACATACTGGGGATAATCGTACAGGTGAAGGGGACGGCGATGATGAGCAAGTAAAAGTGGACTTAAGCGCTGTTCCAGCAAACATTGAAAAAATTTCTTTCGTTATTACGATTCATGATGCTGAAAGTCGTGGGCAGAATTTTGGACAAGTTTCCAATGCGTTTGCAAGAATTGTCAATGAAGCGACAAATGAAGAAGTCATTCGCTATGATCTTGGAGAAGATTTTTCAATTGAAACAGCGATTATCGTAGGGGAATTATACCGTCATAATGGCGAATGGAAATTCTCTGCTGTTGGTTCAGGTTACCAAGGCGGTTTAGCACGGATTGCGACTGACTTCGGTTTACAGGTTGGCTAA
- a CDS encoding PBP1A family penicillin-binding protein — protein sequence MEKLQPLWESIRRFWRNKHITKLAMLVLLTFILGTILFFAFMAATANVESLKEGLKQSTVIYDKNEEIASSLATNRSEGIAIEKLPDYVKDAVVAIEDERFYKHNGFDVKGITRAFFKNLFAGRITGGGSTITQQLTKNALLSSEKTYKRKIDELFLAVEIEKKYKKDEILQMYLNQVYFGSGAWGIDQAANKYFNKGAKGLTISESALLAGLLQAPSALDPFRNYDRAMERRNVVLGKMKEHNMISGAEYEKAVSEEIRLNEGKGSFIERKYPYYVDAVLDEAIQKYGLTQEEIFTRGYRIYTEMDQNLQSGLEKVYESDYLFPRGRSGVLVQSGAVLLDPASGGVRGLVGGRGSYVFRGFNRATHIKAQPGSTLKPLAVYTPALEEGYQTTSILKDEPMSFEKYKPENASKKYSGEVTMYKALEDSLNVPAVWLLDQIGLEKGIDSLHRFGIPLEKEDEYLGIALGGMHKGISPLKLAEAYSTFPNGGKRKDAHLITKIVGPTGNVIAERKKKTVKVTSKTVANQMTSMLLNVVESGTGKGTKINGVQLAGKTGSTQLPYKDINGTKDQWFVGYTPNLVGAVWLGYDQTDREHYLSSSSSKTVVPLFKSIMENSIPHIEQEEFSTKSVNEKMTEKEFQEEVEQTIKDSAEKIKAELPIWKEKFIDGVQELEQFGEFLKEKIQNMMNK from the coding sequence ATGGAAAAATTACAACCATTATGGGAATCAATTAGACGATTTTGGCGTAATAAGCATATAACCAAACTAGCCATGTTAGTTTTATTGACATTTATTCTAGGAACAATCCTGTTCTTTGCCTTTATGGCAGCAACTGCAAATGTTGAGTCTTTAAAGGAAGGCTTAAAGCAATCCACAGTCATTTACGATAAGAATGAGGAAATTGCAAGCAGCTTAGCAACTAATCGTTCGGAAGGGATTGCCATTGAGAAATTGCCTGACTATGTTAAAGATGCCGTTGTTGCGATCGAGGATGAACGTTTCTATAAGCATAATGGGTTTGATGTGAAGGGGATAACCCGTGCGTTCTTTAAAAATTTATTTGCCGGAAGAATAACTGGTGGAGGCAGTACCATTACCCAGCAGCTTACGAAAAATGCTTTACTTTCATCTGAAAAAACGTATAAGCGAAAAATTGATGAATTATTCCTAGCAGTTGAAATTGAAAAGAAATATAAAAAAGACGAAATTCTGCAAATGTACTTAAATCAAGTTTATTTTGGCAGCGGGGCTTGGGGAATTGATCAGGCAGCCAATAAATATTTCAATAAAGGTGCTAAGGGCTTAACTATCAGTGAGTCAGCACTTTTAGCTGGATTACTGCAGGCGCCATCTGCACTAGACCCGTTCAGAAATTATGATCGCGCAATGGAGCGGAGAAATGTAGTCCTTGGAAAAATGAAAGAACATAACATGATCAGTGGAGCCGAATATGAAAAGGCCGTCTCAGAAGAAATCCGGTTAAATGAAGGTAAAGGCAGCTTTATCGAGAGAAAATATCCATACTACGTTGATGCAGTTCTAGATGAAGCCATTCAGAAATACGGATTAACACAGGAAGAAATCTTCACTAGAGGATACCGGATATATACTGAAATGGACCAAAATTTACAATCAGGACTAGAAAAAGTATATGAAAGTGATTATTTATTTCCACGCGGGCGAAGCGGAGTGCTTGTTCAAAGTGGAGCAGTTCTTCTAGATCCCGCTTCTGGCGGGGTAAGAGGACTTGTAGGTGGAAGAGGCAGCTATGTATTCCGGGGCTTTAACCGAGCCACACATATAAAAGCACAGCCTGGATCTACATTAAAGCCGCTCGCTGTATATACTCCCGCGCTTGAGGAAGGCTACCAGACCACATCTATACTTAAGGATGAACCGATGTCCTTTGAAAAATATAAACCTGAAAATGCCTCTAAGAAATATTCAGGTGAGGTTACAATGTATAAAGCACTAGAAGATTCTTTAAATGTTCCTGCCGTTTGGCTGCTCGATCAAATTGGACTAGAAAAAGGAATTGATTCGCTTCATCGTTTTGGTATTCCTCTAGAAAAGGAAGATGAGTATTTAGGTATTGCCTTGGGGGGGATGCATAAAGGGATTTCCCCATTGAAGCTCGCTGAGGCTTATTCTACCTTTCCAAACGGGGGAAAACGAAAAGATGCACATTTAATTACAAAAATAGTTGGCCCGACAGGTAACGTGATTGCTGAAAGAAAGAAGAAAACAGTAAAAGTGACATCAAAAACGGTAGCCAATCAAATGACATCGATGCTCCTAAATGTTGTTGAATCCGGAACTGGAAAAGGAACAAAAATAAATGGAGTCCAGCTGGCTGGAAAAACAGGCTCTACGCAGCTGCCTTATAAAGATATTAACGGTACGAAGGATCAATGGTTTGTAGGATATACTCCCAATTTAGTTGGGGCAGTATGGCTTGGTTATGATCAAACAGATAGAGAGCATTATCTATCCAGCAGCAGTTCTAAAACTGTTGTCCCATTATTTAAGTCTATTATGGAGAATTCAATCCCCCATATTGAACAAGAGGAGTTCTCTACGAAATCTGTAAATGAAAAGATGACCGAAAAGGAGTTTCAGGAGGAAGTCGAACAAACAATAAAGGATTCCGCTGA
- a CDS encoding TerD family protein, translating to MGIQLAKGQRIDLTKTNPGLTKAIIGLGWDTNKYQGGHDFDLDASAFLVDANNRCQNDLDFVFYNNLQHPSGSVVHTGDNRTGEGDGDDEQLVVDFTKIPAHIHRIGITVTIHDAEIRQQNFGQVSNAFVRLVDDSNNQELLRFDLGEDFSIETAVVICELYRHGNDWKFSAIGSGFSGGLASLCRNYGLQV from the coding sequence ATGGGAATTCAATTGGCAAAGGGACAAAGAATTGACCTAACAAAAACAAATCCTGGTTTAACAAAAGCGATCATTGGACTTGGCTGGGATACAAATAAATATCAGGGTGGCCATGATTTTGATTTAGATGCTTCTGCCTTTTTAGTAGATGCAAATAATCGCTGCCAGAATGACCTTGATTTTGTTTTTTATAATAATCTTCAACATCCAAGCGGGTCTGTCGTTCATACGGGCGATAACCGTACAGGAGAAGGGGACGGGGATGATGAGCAGCTAGTCGTTGATTTCACTAAAATCCCTGCTCACATTCATCGAATTGGCATTACGGTAACGATTCATGATGCTGAGATCAGGCAGCAAAACTTTGGTCAAGTTTCAAACGCTTTTGTAAGATTAGTTGATGATTCTAATAATCAAGAATTATTGCGATTCGATTTAGGAGAAGATTTCTCGATTGAAACGGCTGTAGTTATTTGTGAATTATATCGTCACGGAAACGACTGGAAATTTAGTGCCATCGGCAGCGGATTTTCTGGAGGACTTGCATCCTTATGCCGGAATTATGGCCTTCAAGTATAA
- a CDS encoding histidine phosphatase family protein, with translation MKIGLVRHFKVKNAVPEKTWVTPAELSKWFEEYDLSDIEEGETDLNNVEWDTCYSSDLSRAEKTAYAIYKGEIIKTDKLREVKAYPITQANIKLPYQLWAVFVRLAWLCNHPSQMDSVKAVRERINYFLDEVFSAGNEHVLIVSHGALMIFMRKELLKRGFKGPKISHPKNGMLYVFEK, from the coding sequence TTGAAAATAGGTCTTGTTAGGCATTTCAAAGTAAAAAATGCTGTACCGGAAAAAACTTGGGTCACTCCCGCAGAACTATCAAAATGGTTTGAGGAATATGATTTATCCGACATTGAAGAGGGTGAAACTGATTTAAATAACGTGGAATGGGATACATGTTATAGCAGTGATCTATCTAGAGCTGAAAAAACAGCATATGCAATCTATAAAGGTGAAATTATTAAAACTGACAAATTAAGAGAAGTAAAAGCATATCCCATTACTCAAGCCAATATTAAACTTCCCTATCAGCTATGGGCAGTTTTCGTCCGGCTTGCTTGGCTATGCAACCACCCATCACAAATGGATTCAGTGAAAGCCGTTAGGGAAAGGATTAATTATTTCTTAGATGAGGTCTTTTCTGCTGGAAATGAACATGTTCTTATAGTAAGTCATGGAGCGTTAATGATATTTATGCGGAAGGAATTACTTAAAAGAGGATTTAAAGGACCAAAAATAAGCCATCCTAAAAACGGCATGCTATACGTTTTTGAAAAATAG